A genomic segment from Candidatus Viadribacter manganicus encodes:
- a CDS encoding ABC transporter ATP-binding protein, translating into MSDAYDNDDQREDGQRKASLRQVIAFMWKHWSSQPGKLAMVALLFGLAIVADLSMPFASKNMVDALTAGPSAAGERAAAWGYGVLILLAFVFYMARNTGVRFHIPFSSKNMERIVTDGFRDVQRFSADWHADNFAGATVRRVSRAMNAYDTISDTLVWFMIPAIGVLIGVTVLTFLQWPIIGMFTGLTILTFVAVAYLSSRFYVAEPLKRYIKADTAIGAALADAVASNATVKAFGAEAREQARFDGVVQVWTKEANFTWSRFTNAWVIQNLLLWLLQAGLLGLVLLEWSKGRATAGDAVFAITSFMLVSSYLRTLGENVQNLQKGIADIEDVVAYAAQCAEVVDRAHAKAFHPVEGRIAFDAVTFGYKNAADALYSGFSLEIAAGETVALVGPTGSGKSTFVKLVQRLYDVDAGAIRIDGQDVREVTQASLRQSIALVPQDPALFHRSLRENISYARPGASMDEIIDAAKRAHAHDFIEKLPAGYDTEVGERGVKLSGGERQRVALARAFLANAPILILDEATSSLDVATEREVQAAMAELKEGRTTIVIAHRLSTIREADRILVFNEGRIVEQGKHAELISAHGLYAKLNAMSRGDVLTDEAA; encoded by the coding sequence ATGAGCGACGCATACGATAACGACGACCAGCGCGAAGACGGCCAACGCAAAGCAAGCTTGCGCCAGGTGATCGCGTTCATGTGGAAGCATTGGTCAAGCCAGCCGGGAAAGCTGGCGATGGTGGCATTATTGTTCGGCCTCGCAATCGTGGCCGATCTCTCGATGCCGTTCGCATCGAAGAACATGGTCGACGCGTTGACGGCAGGCCCATCGGCGGCTGGCGAGCGTGCGGCGGCGTGGGGCTATGGCGTGCTTATTCTGTTGGCGTTCGTATTTTACATGGCGCGCAACACTGGGGTGCGGTTCCATATCCCGTTCTCGTCCAAGAACATGGAGCGCATCGTCACGGACGGCTTTCGTGACGTGCAGCGTTTCTCAGCCGATTGGCATGCCGACAATTTCGCCGGCGCGACGGTGCGGCGCGTATCGCGGGCGATGAACGCCTACGACACGATCTCGGACACGTTGGTGTGGTTCATGATCCCCGCCATCGGCGTGCTGATCGGCGTGACCGTGCTGACATTCCTGCAATGGCCAATCATCGGCATGTTCACGGGGCTGACGATCCTGACCTTCGTGGCGGTGGCGTACCTCTCGAGCCGCTTTTACGTGGCCGAGCCGCTGAAGCGCTACATCAAGGCTGACACGGCTATCGGCGCCGCGCTTGCGGACGCCGTTGCCTCGAACGCGACCGTGAAGGCCTTCGGTGCGGAAGCGCGTGAGCAGGCGCGCTTTGATGGCGTGGTGCAGGTTTGGACCAAAGAGGCGAACTTCACCTGGTCGCGTTTCACCAATGCGTGGGTGATTCAGAACTTGCTGCTTTGGTTGCTGCAGGCGGGATTGCTGGGTCTGGTGCTGCTAGAATGGAGCAAGGGTCGCGCGACGGCGGGCGACGCCGTTTTTGCGATCACCTCGTTCATGCTGGTGTCCAGTTATCTGCGTACGCTGGGCGAGAACGTGCAGAATCTGCAGAAGGGCATCGCCGATATCGAGGATGTTGTCGCCTACGCGGCGCAGTGTGCGGAGGTTGTCGATCGCGCGCATGCAAAAGCGTTTCATCCAGTGGAGGGACGCATTGCCTTCGATGCGGTGACGTTCGGCTATAAAAATGCAGCCGATGCGCTCTATAGCGGCTTTTCGCTGGAGATCGCGGCGGGTGAGACCGTAGCGCTTGTCGGGCCGACGGGCTCGGGCAAGTCGACGTTCGTGAAGCTCGTGCAGCGTCTCTATGATGTCGATGCGGGCGCTATTCGCATCGATGGCCAGGACGTGCGTGAGGTGACGCAGGCCAGCCTCCGGCAGAGTATCGCGCTCGTGCCGCAGGATCCGGCGCTGTTTCACCGCTCGTTGCGCGAGAACATTTCTTACGCACGCCCCGGCGCTTCGATGGACGAGATCATCGATGCGGCTAAGCGGGCGCACGCGCACGATTTCATCGAGAAGCTGCCGGCGGGCTACGACACGGAAGTGGGTGAGCGCGGCGTGAAGCTCTCTGGCGGCGAGCGTCAGCGCGTTGCGTTGGCGCGGGCGTTCCTGGCGAATGCGCCGATCCTGATCCTCGATGAAGCAACGTCTTCTTTGGACGTAGCGACCGAGCGCGAGGTGCAGGCGGCGATGGCGGAGTTGAAAGAGGGGCGCACCACGATCGTGATTGCGCACCGGCTCTCAACCATTCGCGAGGCCGATCGCATCCTGGTGTTCAACGAGGGCCGCATCGTCGAGCAAGGCAAGCACGCCGAACTGATCAGCGCGCACGGGCTTTACGCAAAGCTTAATGCGATGAGCCGTGGCGATGTGCTGACGGATGAGGCTGCGTAA
- the ubiA gene encoding 4-hydroxybenzoate octaprenyltransferase → MNELKPADALNQHWTDALPRAWKPFAQLSRLDRPIGWQLLLLPCFMGMAVARTGFGFYWEDAYFTLAFILGAIAMRGAGCTYNDILDKDIDVQVERTRLRPLPSGAISTKAAWIWLLGQCLVGLIALLMLPPLAQIVSLIAIPLVALYPLMKRITWWPQAWLGIVFSWGALVGAAASTYETGIVPQEAFALYAGCILWTIAYDTIYALQDREDDALVGVRSTARLFADKWRTWTSAFYVGALILWAAAGAMSGAGLWVAAPLSLIGALMIWPMLAGVDDKRPETALAGFKFNAIIGAAVLVAFALEPIWRTIRPSLGV, encoded by the coding sequence GTGAACGAATTGAAACCCGCCGATGCGTTGAATCAACATTGGACCGATGCGTTGCCGCGCGCATGGAAACCCTTCGCGCAGCTCTCTCGCCTCGATCGTCCTATTGGCTGGCAATTGCTGCTGTTGCCCTGCTTCATGGGCATGGCCGTAGCGCGCACAGGCTTCGGCTTTTACTGGGAAGACGCGTATTTTACGCTCGCCTTCATCCTCGGCGCCATCGCCATGCGCGGCGCAGGCTGCACCTATAACGACATCCTCGACAAGGACATCGACGTGCAAGTCGAGCGCACGCGCCTGCGCCCATTGCCCTCCGGCGCAATATCCACCAAGGCCGCTTGGATCTGGCTGCTGGGCCAATGCCTCGTCGGACTCATCGCTTTGTTGATGCTGCCGCCGCTGGCGCAGATCGTCTCGCTGATCGCCATTCCGCTGGTCGCGCTTTACCCGCTGATGAAGCGCATCACCTGGTGGCCGCAAGCATGGCTCGGCATCGTCTTTTCGTGGGGCGCGCTGGTCGGCGCCGCGGCCTCCACGTACGAAACCGGCATTGTCCCGCAGGAGGCCTTCGCGCTCTATGCCGGCTGCATCCTGTGGACCATCGCCTACGACACGATCTACGCACTCCAGGATCGCGAAGACGACGCCCTCGTCGGCGTGCGCTCCACCGCGCGCCTCTTCGCCGACAAATGGCGCACCTGGACCAGCGCGTTCTATGTCGGCGCACTGATCCTCTGGGCGGCGGCGGGCGCAATGTCGGGCGCCGGCCTTTGGGTCGCCGCGCCGCTCAGCCTCATCGGCGCGCTAATGATCTGGCCGATGCTCGCCGGCGTTGACGACAAACGTCCGGAAACGGCGCTTGCCGGCTTCAAATTCAACGCCATCATCGGCGCGGCCGTCTTAGTGGCGTTTGCGCTTGAACCCATCTGGCGCACCATAAGGCCATCGCTGGGAGTGTGA
- a CDS encoding DNA-3-methyladenine glycosylase family protein → MGEAEEHLSAVCKRFARVIPKHEPYPTTFEKKKDPYRSLVRSVVYQQLSGKAAGTIHGRMIALFPNKDHPDPEDLIEASPELLRTAGLSRQKIAAIKDVAQKRLEGIIPEARKLSRMGNEEIIQRLTAARGVGRWTVEMYLMFTLGRPDVLPIDDLGVRKGAEKLYRRQFTPKTLGAYGERWAPFRSAAAWHLWRFIDTQTPEQSKL, encoded by the coding sequence GTGGGTGAAGCGGAAGAACATCTCAGCGCAGTGTGCAAACGCTTCGCCCGCGTGATCCCCAAGCACGAGCCTTACCCAACCACGTTCGAGAAGAAAAAAGATCCGTATCGCTCGCTGGTGCGCTCGGTCGTCTACCAACAGCTCTCCGGCAAGGCCGCAGGCACCATTCACGGCCGCATGATCGCGCTCTTCCCGAATAAAGATCACCCAGATCCAGAAGACCTGATCGAAGCCTCGCCGGAATTGCTGCGCACAGCTGGGCTCTCGCGCCAGAAGATCGCCGCCATCAAAGATGTCGCGCAAAAGCGCCTCGAGGGAATCATTCCCGAAGCGCGCAAACTCTCGCGCATGGGCAACGAAGAGATCATCCAGCGCCTCACCGCCGCGCGCGGCGTCGGCCGTTGGACGGTCGAGATGTATCTCATGTTCACGCTCGGCCGCCCTGACGTGCTGCCGATCGATGATCTTGGCGTGCGCAAAGGCGCCGAAAAGCTCTACCGCCGCCAGTTCACACCCAAGACGTTAGGCGCCTACGGCGAACGCTGGGCCCCGTTCCGCAGCGCCGCCGCCTGGCACCTCTGGCGCTTCATCGACACGCAGACACCGGAGCAGAGCAAGCTTTAG
- a CDS encoding antibiotic biosynthesis monooxygenase family protein — translation MIAVIFEVEPADRDAYFRIAAELRLLLDEIDGFVSIERFQSLNDDGRVLSLSFWRDEEAVKRWRNVDAHRLAQRVGRGGVFRDYRLRVAEVVRDYGMNERTETPADSPEVHSDVILWRAHDDGGS, via the coding sequence ATGATCGCGGTGATCTTTGAGGTCGAACCTGCGGATCGCGACGCCTATTTCCGTATCGCTGCAGAGCTGCGATTGTTGCTAGATGAGATCGATGGGTTTGTTTCGATCGAGCGGTTCCAGAGTTTGAATGATGATGGGCGAGTGCTGTCGCTTTCATTCTGGCGCGATGAAGAGGCGGTGAAGCGCTGGCGCAATGTTGATGCGCATCGATTGGCGCAGCGGGTGGGAAGAGGCGGCGTGTTTCGGGATTATCGGCTGCGTGTTGCGGAGGTGGTGCGCGATTATGGGATGAATGAGCGGACGGAGACGCCGGCAGATTCACCAGAAGTCCACTCAGACGTCATCCTGTGGCGCGCCCACGATGACGGAGGGAGCTAA
- a CDS encoding NIPSNAP family protein: MLTCCIRYEIDPFKKTQFERYARVWGEAIPRCGADLIGYFAPHEGSATLAYGLYNIQNLAAYEDYRARLAADPAGRVNYEFAKAERFILREDRTFLKICSR; the protein is encoded by the coding sequence ATGCTGACATGCTGTATTCGTTACGAAATCGATCCATTCAAAAAGACGCAATTCGAGCGGTATGCGCGCGTGTGGGGAGAGGCAATTCCCCGCTGCGGGGCTGACTTGATCGGCTATTTCGCGCCGCACGAGGGTTCCGCTACGTTGGCGTACGGATTGTACAACATACAGAATTTGGCGGCGTACGAGGACTATCGGGCGCGGTTAGCGGCTGATCCGGCGGGACGGGTGAATTATGAGTTCGCGAAAGCCGAGCGATTCATCCTGCGCGAGGATCGGACGTTTTTGAAAATCTGTTCGCGATGA
- a CDS encoding ArsR/SmtB family transcription factor, translating to MRDGPNIAAIAAMVGDPARANMLTALLNGDAYTASELSLEAGVTKQTASSHLSKLVDGGLVAVEAQGRHRYYRLADADVAGLLETLMGVAARAKALRTRPGPKEPQMRHARVCYDHLAGDLGVGLFDAFKKNKWILPGPEKTFALTKLGRIKVQTFGVDIEDLEQGARPLCRACLDWSVRRHHLAGALGAAILDEILERGWATQKRGSRVLEFTRIGEAGLRRVFAFQETPPPI from the coding sequence ATGAGAGACGGACCCAATATAGCAGCTATCGCCGCAATGGTCGGCGATCCCGCCCGCGCCAACATGCTGACGGCGCTTTTGAACGGCGACGCTTACACAGCAAGCGAACTTTCGCTTGAAGCCGGCGTCACCAAACAAACCGCAAGCTCACATCTTTCAAAACTCGTCGATGGCGGTCTGGTCGCCGTCGAAGCGCAAGGCCGCCATCGCTACTACCGCTTGGCCGACGCCGACGTTGCAGGATTGCTCGAAACCTTGATGGGCGTCGCCGCGCGCGCCAAAGCGCTGCGCACGCGCCCAGGTCCGAAAGAACCGCAGATGCGCCACGCGCGCGTTTGCTATGATCACCTCGCCGGCGATCTCGGCGTCGGCCTCTTCGACGCTTTCAAAAAGAACAAATGGATTTTGCCCGGCCCGGAAAAAACATTCGCGCTGACGAAACTCGGCCGCATCAAGGTGCAGACCTTCGGCGTCGACATCGAAGATCTTGAGCAAGGCGCGCGCCCCCTATGCCGTGCTTGCCTCGATTGGAGCGTGCGCCGCCACCACCTCGCGGGCGCACTCGGCGCCGCCATCCTCGATGAAATCCTCGAGCGCGGTTGGGCGACGCAAAAGCGCGGCAGCCGCGTGCTGGAATTCACGCGCATCGGCGAAGCGGGCTTACGCCGCGTCTTCGCCTTCCAGGAAACGCCGCCGCCGATCTAG
- a CDS encoding YgaP family membrane protein, protein MKANEGGLDRMLRVVVGIGLLSLTVVGPQTPWGYVGLVPLLTGLVGFCPLYAVLGFNTCGMRKA, encoded by the coding sequence ATGAAAGCGAATGAAGGCGGGCTGGATCGGATGCTGCGCGTTGTCGTTGGGATCGGCCTTCTGTCGTTGACAGTTGTGGGACCACAGACGCCGTGGGGCTATGTGGGCCTTGTGCCGCTGCTGACGGGCCTGGTCGGGTTTTGCCCGCTCTATGCGGTGCTGGGCTTCAACACGTGCGGTATGCGCAAGGCCTAG
- a CDS encoding fatty acid desaturase family protein yields the protein MPAVTRIDPKDVFTPEEWARFSKRSTWLGLVCVASAWGLIFAAGAMFVLWPNPLTYILAVMLIGARQLGLAILMHDAAHGALHSNLKINDWVGEWLCAAPVGARLKSYRDYHLKHHRFTEQPEDPDRSLSAPFPITRASLWRKVARDLTGRTFLKQRTAQIFGNRKPGEVVNSSNGRFLLTNALLLISLSAAGYWWAYFALWIVPMATWLPLVTRLRNIAEHACVKTAEDPFTHARTTLANIFERLFIAPYWVHFHGEHHVFMHAPCYRLESLHRSLMEKGYWSRMHIAPSYFSVLGEATNKPIAQPA from the coding sequence ATGCCTGCAGTCACCCGCATCGATCCCAAAGATGTGTTCACGCCCGAGGAATGGGCGCGCTTTTCCAAGCGCTCCACCTGGCTGGGCTTGGTGTGCGTCGCCAGCGCCTGGGGGCTCATCTTCGCCGCCGGCGCCATGTTCGTGCTCTGGCCGAACCCACTGACCTACATTTTAGCCGTCATGCTCATCGGCGCCCGCCAACTCGGCCTCGCCATTTTGATGCACGACGCCGCGCACGGCGCGTTGCATTCAAATTTGAAGATCAACGATTGGGTCGGCGAATGGCTGTGCGCTGCGCCTGTCGGCGCGCGACTCAAGTCCTATCGCGACTATCACCTAAAGCATCATCGCTTCACCGAACAACCCGAAGATCCCGATCGCTCGCTCTCTGCACCCTTCCCGATCACGCGCGCCTCACTGTGGCGCAAAGTCGCGCGCGATCTCACCGGGCGAACCTTCCTCAAACAGCGCACCGCGCAGATTTTCGGGAATCGCAAACCCGGCGAAGTGGTGAACTCCAGCAACGGTCGCTTCTTGCTTACCAATGCGCTGCTGCTCATAAGCCTTTCGGCAGCAGGCTATTGGTGGGCGTACTTCGCGCTCTGGATCGTGCCGATGGCGACATGGCTGCCCTTGGTCACGCGCCTGCGCAACATTGCCGAACACGCGTGCGTAAAAACTGCGGAAGACCCGTTCACGCACGCACGCACAACCCTCGCCAATATTTTCGAACGCCTCTTCATCGCGCCCTATTGGGTCCACTTCCACGGCGAGCACCACGTCTTCATGCACGCGCCCTGCTATCGCCTGGAAAGCCTGCACCGATCGCTGATGGAAAAAGGCTACTGGTCCCGCATGCACATCGCGCCGAGCTATTTCAGCGTCCTGGGCGAAGCGACGAATAAGCCGATCGCGCAGCCAGCTTGA
- a CDS encoding class I SAM-dependent methyltransferase, giving the protein MICDIPAFIRQNTRVLAPSHVPELQLYLADDAVSLWQLTEEQLGELGLPPPFWAFAWAGGQALARYVLDHPETVRDKSVMDVASGSGLVAIAAMKAGATSTLAIDIDAFASHAAILNAELNNVSVETSGADPVGKPTGAEVILVGDLFYDRDLAPRVLAWLIEQQTAGKTVLIGDPGRTYLPRDKLEQIAAYDIPVTRALEDAEVKRAAVWKLR; this is encoded by the coding sequence TTGATCTGCGACATCCCCGCCTTCATTCGCCAGAACACGCGCGTGCTGGCGCCGAGCCATGTGCCGGAGCTGCAGCTGTATCTCGCCGACGACGCCGTAAGCTTATGGCAACTCACCGAGGAACAACTCGGCGAACTCGGCCTGCCGCCGCCGTTCTGGGCGTTCGCGTGGGCGGGCGGCCAAGCGCTCGCGCGCTATGTGCTGGATCACCCCGAAACCGTGCGCGACAAAAGCGTGATGGATGTCGCGTCCGGCTCCGGCCTCGTCGCCATCGCCGCGATGAAAGCCGGCGCCACATCAACGCTGGCGATCGACATCGACGCCTTCGCCTCACACGCCGCCATCCTCAACGCTGAACTCAACAACGTCAGCGTGGAAACCAGCGGCGCCGATCCCGTCGGCAAACCAACGGGCGCCGAAGTCATCCTCGTTGGCGATCTCTTCTACGATCGCGATCTCGCGCCGCGCGTGCTGGCCTGGCTGATCGAACAACAAACTGCCGGCAAAACCGTCCTCATCGGCGACCCCGGCCGCACTTATCTTCCGCGCGACAAACTCGAACAAATCGCCGCCTACGACATCCCGGTGACGCGCGCGCTCGAAGACGCAGAAGTGAAACGCGCTGCAGTGTGGAAGCTGCGCTAA
- a CDS encoding MAPEG family protein, translated as MLRLEIAALYAGVNILILLVLAVLVVAGRRKHKITLGDGGNEVFGRAVRAHANAAEYIPGALVGIVLLALFDPATPVWLLHASGISLTLGRILHGWGLTTGTLNAGRMFGMVLTWTSYALIGGGLLWAGLAQQL; from the coding sequence ATGCTGCGTCTTGAGATTGCCGCGCTTTATGCAGGCGTAAATATTCTCATCCTGCTCGTACTCGCAGTTTTAGTGGTGGCCGGCCGCCGCAAACACAAGATCACGTTGGGCGACGGCGGAAACGAGGTTTTCGGGCGCGCTGTCCGGGCCCACGCCAACGCCGCCGAGTACATCCCAGGCGCCCTCGTCGGCATCGTTTTGCTCGCGCTTTTCGACCCCGCGACGCCGGTTTGGCTGCTGCACGCCTCAGGAATTTCTTTGACCCTCGGAAGAATTTTGCACGGCTGGGGCCTCACCACCGGCACGCTCAACGCTGGGCGCATGTTCGGCATGGTCCTGACCTGGACCTCTTACGCCCTCATCGGCGGCGGACTCCTGTGGGCAGGTCTCGCGCAACAGCTTTGA
- a CDS encoding TldD/PmbA family protein has product MAFDTDSHAALAALIDYAKQAGADGSEASLAVRESISAEVRMGELEGMEREEARSVALRAFIGKQQASASSTDLSAKGLKDLAERTVAMAKAAPEDKFAGLLDARFHAKGPAPDLEQSDTARPTPDQLLDLAKRCEAASLAIPGIANSGGGGASSEHSTFVHMTSNGFEGYESGTSFSLGTQPVAEKDDEMERDYEWRTKRFFADLPSPEEIGRIAGERTARRIGARKIASQRAPVIFENRLAGRIISPLFSAISGAAVARGVSFLKDKMGQRIFAEGFRIHEDPFVKRLPGSHWFDGEGSAVKPATLIDDGVLTMWLLNSSAARQLNLEPNGHATAGHGGPPGIGTSNLFVKPGAEDLATMMKNCGKGLFVTDMFSPSLNPNTADWSVGVAGYWFENGEIAHPVSEITVAGNLLDIFKRLRTGSDVDNRGSLEISSLIVDDLAIGGV; this is encoded by the coding sequence ATGGCCTTCGACACTGATTCACACGCCGCACTCGCGGCCCTGATCGATTACGCAAAACAAGCTGGCGCAGATGGTTCGGAGGCTTCGCTGGCAGTCCGCGAGAGCATTTCGGCCGAGGTCCGCATGGGCGAGCTCGAAGGCATGGAGCGCGAAGAAGCCCGCTCAGTGGCGCTCCGCGCTTTCATCGGCAAGCAGCAAGCGTCCGCCTCCTCGACCGACCTTTCGGCCAAAGGTCTAAAAGACCTTGCCGAGCGCACCGTCGCCATGGCCAAAGCCGCGCCCGAGGACAAATTCGCCGGCCTCCTGGACGCACGCTTCCACGCCAAAGGCCCCGCACCGGACCTCGAACAATCCGACACCGCGCGCCCGACGCCGGATCAGTTGCTTGATCTTGCTAAACGCTGCGAAGCCGCATCGCTCGCCATCCCAGGCATCGCCAACTCAGGCGGCGGCGGCGCCTCAAGTGAACACTCGACGTTCGTTCACATGACCTCGAACGGCTTCGAAGGTTATGAAAGCGGCACCTCGTTCAGCCTCGGCACCCAGCCTGTGGCTGAGAAGGACGACGAAATGGAGCGCGACTACGAATGGCGCACCAAACGCTTCTTCGCCGATCTCCCATCGCCTGAAGAAATCGGCCGCATCGCAGGTGAGCGCACGGCCCGGCGCATAGGCGCGCGCAAGATCGCCAGCCAAAGGGCGCCGGTGATCTTCGAGAACCGCCTCGCCGGGCGCATCATCTCACCGCTCTTTTCGGCCATCTCCGGGGCCGCCGTCGCGCGCGGCGTTTCCTTTCTCAAAGACAAGATGGGTCAACGCATCTTCGCCGAGGGCTTCCGCATTCACGAAGACCCATTCGTGAAGCGCCTGCCTGGCAGCCACTGGTTTGACGGCGAAGGCAGCGCAGTCAAACCAGCCACGTTAATCGACGACGGCGTGCTGACGATGTGGCTGCTGAACTCATCAGCCGCACGCCAGCTCAATCTCGAACCCAACGGTCACGCCACCGCCGGTCACGGCGGCCCGCCCGGAATTGGCACTTCGAACTTGTTCGTGAAGCCCGGCGCTGAAGACCTCGCCACCATGATGAAGAATTGCGGCAAAGGCCTCTTTGTCACCGACATGTTCTCACCCTCGCTCAACCCGAACACCGCCGATTGGTCGGTCGGTGTCGCCGGCTATTGGTTCGAGAACGGCGAGATCGCGCATCCGGTGAGCGAGATCACCGTGGCGGGCAATCTGCTCGACATCTTCAAACGCCTGCGAACCGGCTCCGACGTCGACAATCGCGGCTCCCTAGAAATCTCAAGCTTGATCGTGGATGACCTTGCAATCGGCGGCGTCTGA
- a CDS encoding inositol monophosphatase family protein, with amino-acid sequence MTLQSAASELELLETNVREAGALARELSQKPLEIQSKGELGPVTNVDKTIDAMLELRLLSKRPDYGWLSEETPDKPEQRINKERTFMLDPIDGTAALIAKVPQWTISVGILEGNRPYAGVIYNPMTDEMFTGVIGHGAWLNGRPMKVSETARLEGARMIAQKSRFAEKRWAALWPKMDTIERQSIAYRMGLVAAGMGDATLLFGWKHEWDVAGGAAIIEAAGGQVTDFWGDPLRFNNENPRVPGVVAAGAGLHPLLIERTKTLPDPREQATG; translated from the coding sequence ATGACCTTGCAATCGGCGGCGTCTGAACTCGAACTGCTGGAGACGAACGTTCGCGAAGCCGGCGCTCTTGCGCGTGAACTTTCGCAGAAGCCGCTCGAGATCCAGTCCAAAGGCGAACTTGGCCCTGTAACGAACGTCGACAAGACGATCGACGCGATGCTTGAGCTTCGCCTGCTCTCCAAACGCCCCGATTACGGCTGGCTCTCCGAAGAAACGCCAGACAAGCCCGAGCAGCGCATCAACAAAGAGCGCACCTTCATGCTCGATCCGATCGACGGCACCGCGGCGCTGATCGCCAAGGTGCCGCAATGGACGATCAGCGTCGGCATCCTCGAAGGCAACCGCCCCTATGCGGGCGTCATCTACAATCCGATGACCGATGAGATGTTCACCGGCGTCATCGGTCACGGCGCCTGGCTGAATGGCCGTCCGATGAAGGTCAGCGAAACCGCCCGCCTCGAAGGCGCGCGCATGATCGCCCAGAAAAGCCGCTTCGCGGAAAAACGCTGGGCCGCGCTCTGGCCGAAAATGGACACCATCGAGCGCCAGTCCATCGCCTATCGCATGGGGCTAGTCGCCGCCGGCATGGGCGACGCCACACTCCTCTTCGGCTGGAAGCACGAATGGGACGTCGCCGGCGGCGCCGCCATCATTGAAGCGGCAGGCGGCCAAGTCACCGATTTCTGGGGCGATCCGCTTCGGTTCAACAACGAGAACCCGCGCGTGCCCGGCGTCGTAGCCGCTGGCGCGGGCCTGCACCCTTTGCTAATCGAGCGCACGAAAACCCTGCCCGATCCGCGTGAGCAGGCCACCGGCTAA
- a CDS encoding DUF4170 domain-containing protein yields the protein MSEQPRQLLHLVIGGEMKDLDRPEFIDLKAVDFVGAYPNYRTAYDAWKGAAQRTIDNARMRYFIIHAHRLLDPGTDPEGEM from the coding sequence ATGAGCGAACAACCACGCCAACTCCTCCACCTCGTTATCGGCGGCGAGATGAAGGATCTTGATCGCCCAGAATTCATCGATCTCAAGGCCGTCGATTTCGTCGGCGCCTATCCGAACTATCGCACCGCTTACGACGCCTGGAAGGGCGCGGCGCAACGCACGATCGATAACGCACGCATGCGCTACTTCATCATCCACGCGCACCGCCTGCTCGATCCAGGGACCGACCCTGAAGGCGAGATGTGA